The Streptomyces sp. NL15-2K genome contains a region encoding:
- a CDS encoding M4 family metallopeptidase → MLRSPSHRRTSHTRTIRPAHRRAAAVALVGVSALIAAAVQSGAATAAPEKAPSAAGKVVPGSESVKLTPAQRAELIRQADAAKADTAKDLGLGAKEKLVVRDVLKDGDGTVHTRYERTYDGLPVLGGDLVVESTKADATEAVVKATRAAIKPATTTAALPAAKAEKQALAAAKAEDAKSPDVNRAPRKVIWAGDGKPTLAYETVVGGFQHDGTPQELHVVTDAASGEKLYEWEAIETGTGNTVYSGTVTLGTTQSGSAFNLTDGARGNHKTYNLNRGTSGTGTLFSGPDDIWGNGSPSNLESAAADAHYGAALTWDYYKNVHGRSGIRGDGVGAYSRVHYGNNYVNAFWSDGCFCMTYGDGSGNANPLTSIDVAAHEMTHGLTSNTAGLNYSGESGGLNEATSDIFGSTVEFYANNSSDVGDYLIGEEIDINGDGTPLRYMDRPSQDGSSKDNWYSGIGSIDVHYSSGPANHFFYLLSEGSGAKTINGVTYNSPTADGLAVTGIGRDKAEKIWFRALTTKFTSTTNYAGARTGTLAAAGELYGTTSPEYTAVANAWAGVAVGARPGGGGGGTSFENATDVSIPDNGAAVTSSITVSGRTGNAPSNLAVAVDIVHTYVGDLQVQLVAPDGTAYTLKAYGTGGSSDNINTTYTVNASSEVANGLWKLRVQDNAAQDTGRINGWKLTFP, encoded by the coding sequence GTGTTGAGAAGTCCCTCCCACAGACGCACCTCCCACACCCGCACCATCCGCCCGGCGCACCGCCGGGCCGCCGCCGTCGCTCTCGTCGGCGTCTCCGCCCTGATCGCCGCGGCCGTCCAGTCGGGCGCCGCCACCGCCGCCCCGGAGAAGGCACCGTCGGCTGCGGGCAAGGTCGTACCGGGCTCGGAGTCGGTCAAGCTCACCCCCGCCCAGCGCGCCGAACTGATCCGCCAGGCCGACGCCGCCAAGGCGGACACCGCGAAGGACCTGGGCCTGGGCGCCAAGGAGAAGCTGGTCGTCCGTGACGTCCTCAAGGACGGCGACGGCACGGTCCACACGCGCTACGAGCGCACCTACGACGGCCTGCCCGTCCTCGGCGGCGACCTCGTCGTCGAGAGCACCAAGGCCGACGCCACCGAGGCCGTCGTCAAGGCCACCCGGGCCGCCATCAAGCCGGCCACCACCACGGCCGCCCTGCCCGCCGCCAAGGCCGAGAAGCAGGCGCTCGCCGCGGCGAAGGCGGAGGACGCCAAGAGCCCCGATGTCAACCGCGCCCCGCGCAAGGTGATCTGGGCGGGCGACGGCAAGCCGACGCTGGCGTACGAGACGGTCGTGGGCGGGTTCCAGCACGACGGCACCCCGCAGGAGCTGCACGTCGTCACGGACGCGGCGAGCGGCGAGAAGCTGTACGAGTGGGAGGCCATCGAGACCGGCACCGGCAACACGGTGTACAGCGGCACGGTCACCCTCGGCACCACACAGTCCGGGTCGGCGTTCAACCTCACCGACGGCGCCCGCGGCAACCACAAGACGTACAACCTCAACCGCGGCACCTCCGGCACCGGCACGCTCTTCTCCGGCCCCGACGACATCTGGGGCAACGGCAGCCCGTCCAACCTGGAGTCGGCCGCCGCCGACGCGCACTACGGCGCCGCGCTGACCTGGGACTACTACAAGAACGTGCACGGGCGTTCGGGCATCCGCGGCGACGGCGTGGGCGCGTACTCCCGCGTCCACTACGGCAACAACTACGTCAACGCGTTCTGGTCGGACGGCTGCTTCTGCATGACGTACGGCGACGGCTCGGGCAACGCCAACCCGCTGACGTCCATCGACGTGGCCGCGCACGAGATGACCCACGGGCTCACCTCCAACACGGCCGGGCTCAACTACAGCGGCGAGTCCGGCGGGCTGAACGAGGCCACCTCCGACATCTTCGGCTCGACGGTCGAGTTCTACGCCAACAACTCCTCCGACGTCGGTGACTACCTCATCGGCGAGGAGATCGACATCAACGGCGACGGCACGCCGCTGCGGTACATGGACCGGCCGAGCCAGGACGGCTCGTCCAAGGACAACTGGTACTCCGGCATCGGCTCGATCGACGTGCACTACTCCTCGGGCCCGGCGAACCACTTCTTCTACCTGCTGAGCGAGGGCAGCGGCGCCAAGACCATCAACGGTGTCACCTACAACTCGCCCACCGCGGACGGCCTTGCGGTCACCGGCATCGGCCGGGACAAGGCGGAGAAGATCTGGTTCCGCGCGCTGACCACGAAGTTCACGTCCACCACCAACTACGCGGGCGCCCGCACCGGCACCCTGGCTGCGGCCGGTGAGCTGTACGGCACCACCTCGCCCGAGTACACGGCGGTGGCGAACGCCTGGGCGGGCGTCGCGGTCGGCGCGCGTCCCGGCGGTGGCGGTGGCGGTACGTCCTTCGAGAACGCCACCGACGTATCGATTCCGGACAACGGCGCGGCGGTCACCTCGTCGATCACCGTCTCCGGCCGGACGGGCAACGCGCCGTCGAACCTCGCGGTGGCGGTCGACATCGTCCACACCTACGTCGGTGACCTCCAGGTGCAGCTGGTCGCGCCCGACGGCACGGCGTACACGCTGAAGGCGTACGGCACCGGTGGGAGCTCGGACAACATCAACACCACGTACACGGTGAACGCCTCCTCCGAAGTCGCCAACGGCCTCTGGAAGTTG
- a CDS encoding ABC transporter ATP-binding protein, whose translation MSQGHLPIAEPPDVRRAAVRLMRADRRAFLAVLALNAAAAAAGLAGPWLLGRIIDEVRAGSGAGAVDRLALGILVCAGAQLLLARWARYLGHRFGERTLARVREEFVDRALALPASVVERAGTGDLTARGTADVTTVGTTLRDTGPQLLINIIEALFLLGAVFVIDPLLGAIGVFTLMPIWCVLRWYLRRARAAYLAEGEANSQVAEILSATVSGARTVEAFRLAERRIATSRDALEVSRRRRFHTLYLRTVFFPVVEVSYILPVAGVLLAGGALHAHGAMSLGSVVAAAVYLQQFSAPLDEILVRVEQLQSSGASFARVEGLARAPRADQADSPTPDGDRIDVTDVHYSYGRGAEVLHGVDLTVRPGERLAVVGPSGAGKTTLSRLLAGVDAPTSGTVTVGGVPVVGLGPEQLRRQVVLVTQEHHVFLGTLRDNLLIAEPGASDGELWAALTAVGAETWVRELPGGLDTALGEGGCRTDGSQAQQLALARVVLADPHTLILDEATALLDPTTARHTERALAAVLEGRTVIAIAHRLHTAHDADRVAVMEDGRLTELGTHEELVAAQGAYAALWGSWHGDARP comes from the coding sequence ATGAGTCAGGGGCACCTGCCCATCGCCGAGCCCCCCGACGTGCGCCGGGCCGCGGTACGGCTGATGCGGGCCGACCGGCGGGCCTTCCTGGCCGTACTCGCCCTGAACGCGGCAGCCGCCGCGGCGGGGCTCGCCGGGCCGTGGCTGCTCGGCCGGATCATCGACGAGGTGCGGGCCGGGAGCGGGGCGGGAGCCGTGGACCGGCTGGCGCTCGGCATCCTGGTGTGCGCGGGGGCGCAGCTGCTGCTGGCGCGCTGGGCCCGGTACCTGGGGCACCGGTTCGGGGAGCGGACGTTGGCGCGGGTGCGCGAGGAGTTCGTCGACCGGGCGCTGGCGCTGCCCGCATCGGTGGTGGAGCGGGCCGGTACGGGCGACCTGACCGCACGCGGTACGGCCGACGTGACGACCGTCGGCACCACGCTGCGGGACACCGGTCCCCAGCTCCTGATCAACATCATCGAGGCGCTGTTCCTGCTCGGTGCGGTGTTCGTCATCGACCCGCTGCTCGGCGCGATCGGCGTGTTCACCCTGATGCCCATCTGGTGCGTGCTGCGCTGGTATCTGCGCCGGGCCCGCGCGGCCTATCTCGCCGAGGGCGAGGCCAATTCCCAGGTCGCGGAGATCCTCTCGGCGACCGTGTCCGGCGCCCGGACGGTCGAGGCGTTCCGGCTGGCCGAGCGGCGGATCGCGACGAGCCGGGACGCGCTGGAGGTCTCCCGCCGCCGACGCTTCCACACGCTGTACCTGCGCACCGTGTTCTTCCCCGTCGTGGAGGTGTCGTACATCCTTCCCGTGGCCGGGGTGCTGCTGGCCGGCGGGGCCCTGCACGCACACGGAGCGATGAGCCTGGGGTCGGTCGTGGCGGCCGCGGTGTATCTGCAGCAGTTCAGCGCGCCGTTGGACGAGATCCTGGTCCGGGTCGAGCAACTGCAGAGCAGCGGCGCCTCCTTCGCCCGCGTCGAGGGGCTGGCCCGGGCGCCCAGGGCGGACCAGGCCGACTCCCCCACGCCGGACGGCGACCGGATCGACGTGACCGACGTGCACTACTCCTACGGTCGCGGCGCCGAGGTGCTGCACGGGGTGGACCTCACCGTGCGTCCCGGGGAACGGCTGGCGGTCGTCGGCCCCTCCGGCGCCGGGAAGACCACCCTGAGCAGGCTGCTGGCGGGCGTCGACGCGCCGACCTCGGGCACGGTGACGGTGGGCGGGGTGCCGGTCGTCGGTCTCGGGCCCGAGCAACTGCGCCGCCAGGTCGTGCTGGTCACGCAGGAGCACCACGTGTTCCTGGGCACGCTCCGCGACAACCTCCTGATCGCCGAACCCGGCGCGAGCGACGGGGAGTTGTGGGCCGCGCTGACCGCCGTCGGCGCCGAGACCTGGGTACGTGAGCTGCCCGGCGGCCTCGACACGGCGCTGGGCGAGGGCGGTTGCCGTACGGACGGCTCCCAGGCCCAGCAACTCGCCCTGGCCCGGGTCGTCCTGGCCGACCCGCACACGCTGATCCTCGACGAGGCCACCGCCCTGCTGGATCCGACGACCGCCCGGCACACCGAGCGCGCCCTGGCCGCCGTACTCGAGGGCCGTACCGTCATCGCCATCGCCCACCGCCTGCACACCGCGCACGACGCGGACCGGGTGGCGGTGATGGAGGACGGCCGGCTGACCGAACTCGGCACGCACGAGGAGCTGGTGGCGGCTCAGGGGGCGTACGCGGCGCTGTGGGGGTCGTGGCACGGGGACGCGCGCCCCTGA
- a CDS encoding ABC transporter ATP-binding protein has translation MIDTYEDPGTPGCRGGWSYLWWLVRRQPGRSVAGALLGSVWMVLLSATPYMMARAVDDGLERGDTGTLAGWTAALVAVGAFNAWLSIMRHRTMTRVRMDANFRTVKVVVDHVVRLGAALPRRTAAGEVVTIGVGDVQTIASALTVVGPGVGAVVAYCAVAALLLSVSAQLAVVVVLGLPLIAVIVGPLMRRLQATETEYRERQGVLTARIGDLAGGLRVLNGLGGKGLIADGFRRDSARLRDQGYRVGAVTSWMQAVGVGLPTLFLAVVTWLAARLAAQGAITVGELVAVYGYVAVIVRPVAYFIDWGYMLGRGAVAARRVVGLLRLEPEPDGGTRDAPAEPAVLHDPESGVRVLPGRLTALAGARPADTAAVIDRLGRYEPSAATWGGVRLDEIPLPRLRTRILVADPEADLFAGPLRALVGGCREPCEAEILRAVHAAVADDIVQGLPDGLDSPVDAQGRNLSGGQRQRVRLARALLADPEVLLAVEPTSALDAHTEAAVADRLREAREGRTTVLTTTSPLVLDRADIVYHLVDGKVAASGSHARLLAEDPGYRSLVARDTDAEEVVG, from the coding sequence ATGATCGACACGTACGAGGATCCGGGTACGCCCGGCTGTCGCGGCGGCTGGTCGTACCTGTGGTGGCTGGTACGGCGGCAGCCGGGGCGGTCCGTCGCGGGGGCGCTGCTGGGAAGCGTGTGGATGGTGCTGCTGTCGGCCACGCCGTACATGATGGCGCGGGCCGTCGACGACGGGCTTGAGCGGGGCGACACGGGCACCCTCGCCGGATGGACGGCGGCGCTGGTCGCGGTCGGGGCGTTCAACGCCTGGCTGAGCATCATGCGCCACCGCACCATGACCCGGGTGCGGATGGACGCCAACTTCCGCACGGTCAAGGTCGTGGTCGACCACGTGGTGCGGCTGGGGGCGGCGCTGCCGCGGCGGACGGCGGCCGGGGAGGTCGTGACCATCGGTGTGGGGGACGTGCAGACGATCGCCTCCGCGCTCACGGTCGTCGGACCCGGCGTCGGCGCGGTCGTCGCCTACTGCGCGGTCGCCGCGCTGCTGCTGTCGGTGTCCGCGCAGCTGGCCGTGGTGGTGGTGCTCGGGCTGCCGCTGATCGCCGTGATCGTCGGACCGCTGATGCGGCGGTTACAGGCCACGGAGACGGAGTACCGGGAGCGCCAGGGCGTGCTGACCGCGCGGATCGGCGACCTCGCGGGCGGGCTGCGCGTCCTCAACGGCCTCGGCGGCAAGGGACTGATCGCCGACGGGTTCCGCCGGGACTCGGCACGGCTGCGGGACCAGGGGTACCGGGTCGGGGCCGTCACCAGCTGGATGCAGGCGGTCGGGGTGGGACTGCCGACGCTGTTCCTGGCCGTCGTGACCTGGCTGGCGGCCCGGCTGGCCGCCCAAGGGGCGATCACCGTGGGCGAGTTGGTGGCGGTCTACGGCTATGTCGCCGTGATCGTGCGTCCGGTGGCGTACTTCATCGACTGGGGCTACATGCTGGGCCGGGGAGCGGTGGCCGCCCGGCGCGTCGTCGGGCTGCTGCGGCTGGAGCCGGAGCCGGACGGCGGCACCCGCGACGCGCCCGCCGAACCGGCCGTGCTGCACGACCCGGAATCCGGGGTGCGGGTGCTGCCGGGCCGGCTGACCGCGCTGGCCGGGGCCCGGCCGGCGGACACCGCGGCCGTCATCGACCGCCTGGGCCGGTACGAGCCCTCCGCGGCCACCTGGGGCGGGGTGCGCCTGGACGAGATCCCGCTGCCGCGGCTGCGCACCCGGATCCTGGTCGCCGACCCCGAGGCCGACCTGTTCGCGGGCCCGCTGCGCGCGCTGGTCGGCGGCTGCCGGGAGCCCTGCGAGGCGGAGATCCTGCGCGCGGTGCACGCGGCCGTGGCGGACGACATCGTGCAGGGTCTGCCGGACGGGCTCGACTCGCCGGTCGACGCGCAGGGCCGCAACCTCTCCGGCGGCCAGCGACAGCGTGTCCGGCTCGCGCGGGCGCTGCTCGCCGACCCCGAGGTACTGCTGGCCGTGGAGCCCACGTCGGCGCTCGACGCGCACACCGAGGCCGCGGTCGCGGACCGGCTGCGGGAGGCGCGCGAGGGTCGTACGACCGTCCTCACCACCACGTCACCGCTCGTGCTGGACCGGGCGGACATCGTGTACCACCTGGTCGACGGCAAGGTCGCGGCGAGCGGCAGCCATGCGCGACTGCTGGCGGAGGACCCCGGCTATCGGTCTCTCGTGGCGCGGGACACGGACGCCGAGGAGGTCGTGGGATGA
- a CDS encoding ABC transporter ATP-binding protein: MTAPTTTPPGKEQPDRKKPAEEPHASGDAFDRDVLPTPPGATAALLRSLLAPMKARVAVTSLLLLLQQAAVQAGPLLVAYAIDTAVPAFRDHDNGPLAAVAAGYLLCALVSGGLQSAFVIASARVSQDVLLDLRGRIFRHAQALSIDFHERYTSGRLISRSTTDVESLRELLDEGLQELVTVILSFVYISVLLLWLDLGLGAVAVASFVPLYLLVRLYRRRAAQVYAKRSTAIAAVIVKFVETMNGIRPVRAFRREAANDADFRVLNQRHERANGDAILEMARYVTGSRLVANTAVALIVLWGAHRVADGSLELGVLAAAVLYLRRLYDPIDRLGMFLNSYQSAAASLEKIAGLLAQTPSVPEPSTPRQLPPLASEQPGREVVFDGVRFAYRTGGEVLPRFDLTLPAGQTVAVVGSTGAGKSTLAKLLARFYDPSEGRILLDGVDLRDLAVPELRRGVVMVTQEAFLFSGTVAENISIGRPDATREDIEQAAKAIGAHDFISELPDGYDTDVRKRGGRISAGQRQLVAFARALLADPAVLILDEATSSLDIPGERAVQRAMSTVLHGRTAVVIAHRLSTVEIADRVLVMEHGRIVEDGTPADLIEGTGRFADLHRAWRDSLA; the protein is encoded by the coding sequence ATGACGGCGCCCACGACCACCCCACCGGGCAAGGAGCAACCTGACAGGAAGAAGCCGGCCGAGGAACCCCACGCCTCGGGCGACGCCTTCGACCGCGACGTCCTGCCCACGCCCCCGGGCGCCACCGCGGCCCTGCTGCGCTCCCTCCTCGCCCCGATGAAGGCCCGCGTGGCCGTCACGAGCCTGCTGTTGCTGCTCCAGCAGGCGGCCGTACAGGCGGGCCCGCTGCTGGTGGCGTACGCCATCGACACCGCCGTCCCCGCGTTCCGCGACCACGACAACGGCCCCCTCGCAGCGGTCGCCGCCGGCTATCTGCTCTGCGCGCTCGTCTCCGGCGGCCTCCAGAGCGCGTTCGTCATCGCCTCCGCCCGCGTCAGCCAGGACGTGCTGCTGGACCTGCGCGGCCGTATCTTCCGCCACGCCCAGGCGCTGAGCATCGACTTCCACGAGCGCTACACCTCGGGCCGGCTCATCTCCCGCTCCACCACGGACGTGGAGTCCCTGCGCGAACTGCTCGACGAGGGGTTGCAGGAGCTCGTCACCGTCATCCTGTCCTTCGTCTACATCTCGGTCCTGCTGCTCTGGCTGGACCTTGGGCTGGGCGCGGTCGCGGTGGCGTCCTTCGTGCCGCTGTATCTCCTCGTACGGCTGTACCGGCGGCGTGCGGCACAGGTGTACGCGAAGCGGTCGACCGCCATCGCCGCCGTGATCGTGAAGTTCGTCGAGACGATGAACGGCATCCGGCCGGTGCGCGCGTTCCGCCGCGAGGCGGCCAACGACGCCGACTTCCGCGTGCTGAACCAGCGGCACGAGCGCGCGAACGGCGACGCGATCCTCGAGATGGCCCGCTATGTCACCGGCTCCCGGCTGGTCGCCAACACGGCCGTCGCGCTGATCGTGCTGTGGGGCGCCCACCGGGTGGCGGACGGCTCGCTGGAGCTGGGCGTGCTGGCGGCGGCGGTGCTGTATCTGCGCCGGCTGTACGACCCGATAGACCGGCTCGGCATGTTCCTGAACTCGTACCAGTCGGCGGCGGCCTCGCTGGAGAAGATCGCCGGGCTGCTCGCCCAGACACCGTCCGTGCCCGAGCCCTCGACGCCCCGGCAGCTGCCGCCCCTGGCCTCCGAGCAGCCCGGCCGCGAGGTCGTCTTCGACGGGGTCCGGTTCGCCTACCGCACCGGCGGCGAGGTGCTGCCCCGCTTCGACCTGACCCTGCCGGCCGGGCAGACGGTCGCGGTCGTCGGCTCGACCGGCGCGGGCAAGTCGACGCTGGCCAAGCTGCTCGCCCGGTTCTACGACCCCTCCGAGGGCCGGATCCTCCTCGACGGCGTCGATCTGCGCGACCTCGCCGTGCCGGAACTGCGGCGCGGGGTGGTCATGGTGACGCAGGAGGCGTTCCTGTTCTCCGGCACGGTCGCCGAGAACATCTCCATCGGCCGCCCGGACGCCACCCGCGAGGACATCGAGCAGGCCGCGAAGGCCATCGGCGCGCACGACTTCATCAGCGAGCTGCCCGACGGCTACGACACGGACGTACGCAAGCGAGGCGGCCGTATCTCCGCCGGCCAGCGCCAGCTCGTCGCGTTCGCACGGGCGTTGCTGGCCGACCCGGCCGTGCTGATCCTGGACGAGGCGACCAGCTCGCTCGACATCCCGGGCGAGCGGGCCGTACAGCGGGCGATGTCGACGGTCCTCCACGGCCGTACGGCGGTCGTGATCGCGCACCGGCTGTCGACCGTCGAGATCGCCGACCGGGTCCTGGTCATGGAGCACGGCCGGATCGTCGAGGACGGCACTCCGGCCGACCTGATCGAGGGCACCGGCCGGTTCGCGGATCTGCATCGGGCGTGGCGGGACAGTCTGGCGTGA
- a CDS encoding ABC transporter ATP-binding protein, whose product MPTTPATAKDPEQTDETEETTDRSAVRTLLRLWPYVRPVRVRLFSAAFVAVLASCVGLVIPLVLKWMVDGPIADRDPAGVWLGALYLLLLGFTEALLFGLRRWLVGRPLAGVEAAMRADLYRHLQRLPVAFHDRWASGQLLSRGTTDLMLLRMFLAFPLTFLLVNGVTIVVGVIIMLMQDWSLGLVILGPAIPVMVMCVVFEKRYAQVARRAQDQVGDLTTVVEESVLGIRIIKGFGRHKSQQRAFRELSRTLRGTELRKAGLLATIWGVIVTLPEIAIGAALVLGTVQVADGVLSAGTLVAFLSTALALRWPVDSIGFLLAMSQEAATATERYFEVLDEKPEEPTAAPAPAAAAVGESGLQFHDVRFRYPDAPKDSPPVLDHIDLHIRPGESMALVGATGSGKTTLTALVPRLHEVTSGHITLDGEDITHMSREELRSRVAVAFEEPTLFSAPVADNVLMGAADTAGTPELERALAVAQADFVHALPQGTATQVGEQGHSLSGGQRQRLALARAVVGRPRFLVLDDPLSALDVHTEAAVEAALRDVLADTTALIVAHRPSTVLLADRVALLSGGRITAVGTHQELLRTNAEYAHLMAGTEEAAR is encoded by the coding sequence ATGCCCACTACACCTGCCACCGCCAAGGACCCCGAACAAACCGACGAAACCGAAGAAACCACGGACCGATCCGCCGTACGCACGCTGCTGCGGCTGTGGCCGTACGTCAGACCCGTGCGGGTGCGGCTCTTCAGCGCCGCGTTCGTCGCGGTGCTCGCCTCCTGCGTCGGGCTGGTGATCCCGCTCGTCCTGAAGTGGATGGTGGACGGGCCGATCGCCGACCGGGACCCGGCGGGCGTCTGGCTCGGAGCGCTGTACCTGCTGCTGCTCGGGTTCACCGAGGCGCTGCTGTTCGGGCTGCGGCGATGGCTGGTGGGGCGGCCGCTGGCGGGGGTCGAGGCGGCGATGCGGGCGGATCTGTACCGGCACCTGCAGCGGCTGCCGGTGGCGTTCCACGACCGGTGGGCCTCGGGTCAGCTGCTGTCCCGGGGGACGACGGACCTGATGCTGCTGCGCATGTTCCTCGCCTTTCCGCTGACGTTCCTGCTGGTCAACGGTGTGACGATCGTCGTCGGCGTGATCATCATGCTGATGCAGGACTGGTCGCTGGGGCTGGTGATCCTGGGGCCGGCCATCCCCGTGATGGTGATGTGCGTGGTCTTCGAGAAGCGGTACGCCCAGGTGGCGCGGCGCGCGCAGGACCAGGTGGGGGATCTGACCACGGTCGTCGAGGAGAGCGTGCTCGGCATCCGGATCATCAAGGGCTTCGGGCGGCACAAGAGTCAGCAGCGGGCGTTCCGGGAGCTGTCCCGCACCCTGCGCGGGACCGAGCTGCGGAAGGCGGGTCTGCTGGCGACGATCTGGGGCGTCATCGTGACGCTGCCGGAGATCGCCATTGGGGCGGCGCTGGTGCTGGGGACCGTGCAGGTGGCCGACGGTGTCCTTTCGGCGGGGACGCTGGTGGCCTTCTTGTCCACGGCGCTCGCGCTTCGGTGGCCTGTCGACTCGATCGGCTTCTTGCTCGCGATGAGCCAGGAGGCGGCGACGGCGACGGAGCGGTACTTCGAGGTGTTGGACGAGAAGCCGGAGGAGCCGACCGCTGCCCCTGCCCCCGCCGCTGCCGCCGTGGGCGAGAGCGGCCTTCAATTCCACGACGTACGGTTCCGCTACCCGGACGCCCCCAAGGACTCACCCCCCGTCCTCGACCACATCGACCTCCACATCCGCCCCGGCGAGTCCATGGCCCTCGTCGGCGCCACCGGCAGCGGAAAGACCACCCTCACGGCCCTCGTCCCCCGCCTCCACGAGGTGACGTCCGGGCACATCACCCTGGACGGCGAGGACATCACGCACATGTCCCGGGAAGAGCTGCGCTCAAGGGTTGCCGTCGCCTTCGAAGAACCCACCCTCTTCTCCGCCCCCGTGGCCGACAACGTTCTCATGGGCGCCGCCGACACCGCCGGAACCCCCGAGCTGGAGCGCGCCCTCGCCGTGGCGCAGGCCGACTTCGTCCACGCCCTCCCCCAGGGCACCGCCACCCAGGTGGGCGAGCAGGGCCACAGCCTCTCCGGAGGTCAGCGGCAGCGTCTCGCGCTGGCCCGGGCCGTCGTCGGCCGCCCCCGCTTCCTCGTGCTCGACGACCCGCTGTCGGCCCTGGACGTGCACACCGAGGCGGCCGTCGAGGCGGCTCTGCGGGACGTCCTCGCGGACACCACCGCCCTCATCGTGGCGCACCGACCGTCGACGGTCCTGCTCGCCGACCGCGTCGCCCTGCTCTCCGGCGGCCGTATCACCGCCGTCGGCACCCACCAGGAACTGCTGCGCACCAACGCCGAGTACGCCCATCTGATGGCCGGGACCGAGGAGGCCGCCCGATGA